One Littorina saxatilis isolate snail1 linkage group LG10, US_GU_Lsax_2.0, whole genome shotgun sequence DNA window includes the following coding sequences:
- the LOC138978115 gene encoding sulfotransferase 1A1-like: MPLLQLPDAGGKTLLVVQYGDEGYLGPPDIPQEQLEDIHNIEIRDDDVILCSYPKSGCHWLWEMTRMLRAGTAEVGVVEKEKYMMEYTPQKELPSPRTLNTHLFLRQLPKKIQDGKVKLLFVYRNPKDVAVSFYNHHVKFPEYEYQGSFHDYLPALFLKGKVDFGGIFEYTRDWEAVFDSRPDLDVFTVSYEQLQSDTFSKAKELAKFLGSTADDDTILEIVNKCSFGSMLERKGKEWIAQYGEAIMYRKGKVGDWKTWFTVAESEMMDSICEKEMKGSKFKFQYTL, encoded by the coding sequence ATGCCGCTGCTTCAACTGCCCGACGCCGGCGGCAAGACACTGCTGGTGGTACAGTACGGTGACGAGGGTTACCTGGGGCCCCCCGACATCCCCCAGGAGCAGCTGGAGGACATCCACAACATCGAGATCCGCGACGATGACGTCATCCTGTGCTCCTACCCCAAGTCGGGCTGCCATTGGCTGTGGGAGATGACCCGGATGTTGCGCGCGGGAACGGCTGAGGTGGGGGTGGTGGAGAAGGAGAAGTATATGATGGAGTACACGCCGCAGAAGGAGCTCCCTTCACCCAGAACCCTCAACACCCACCTCTTCCTTCGCCAGCTGCCCAAGAAGATCCAGGACGGCAAGGTCAAGCTGCTCTTCGTCTACAGGAACCCCAAGGACGTGGCCGTGTCCTTCTACAACCACCACGTCAAGTTCCCCGAGTACGAGTACCAAGGCAGCTTCCACGATTACCTCCCCGCCCTCTTCCTCAAGGGCAAGGTCGACTTCGGAGGCATCTTCGAATACACGAGGGACTGGGAGGCTGTGTTCGACTCCAGACCAGACCTGGATGTCTTCACCGTGTCGTACGAACAGCTCCAATCTGATACCTTCAGCAAAGCCAAAGAGCTGGCCAAATTCCTGGGGTCCACAGCAGACGATGACACGATTCTTGAGATCGTCAACAAGTGTTCGTTCGGAAGCATGCTGGAGAGGAAGGGCAAAGAGTGGATAGCGCAGTACGGCGAGGCCATTATGTATAGGAAGGGCAAGGTTGGGGATTGGAAAACCTGGTTCACCGTGGCAGAGAGCGAGATGATGGACTCTATATGTGAGAAGGAAATGAAGGGATCCAAGTTCAAGTTCCAGTATACGTTGTAG